A genomic region of Gemmata massiliana contains the following coding sequences:
- a CDS encoding sigma-70 family RNA polymerase sigma factor: MAANDARTVSQFRKLTAEPEEDARLLERFHAHTDAAAFAELVRRHGPMVLGVCRRVLGNGPDADDAFQGAFLVLARKAGSVRNGRSVANWLFGVARFIALRARDKDARRRTHEAQAALQPRTGTEPDTELIAAVEEELHRLPERYRVPLVACFLQSRTQEDAAKELRCSLSTLRRRLEQGQELLRRRLIGRGAVPALGAIAGEAHVSATVTESTTALAVAFIHNESRAVPATALAERALATMARTKLKAAFTAAVLVIGLCGGVAWQLVAAPLSTLDEANQQSVPKPTDPTTKDRATKPIDPPAKDIKPADPAAKGRDTLPNEDRIKPGDRLTIRVRNGVPDEPIDGQFEVEASGKVPLGPIYGRIKVSGLTLEEAEDVILKYLQKDLRQPLVSVTRYNPPEGRVLELRVQQLEREVRELRSLVEELRKQK, from the coding sequence ATGGCCGCGAACGACGCCCGAACGGTGAGCCAGTTTCGGAAGCTGACGGCGGAGCCGGAAGAGGACGCCCGCCTTCTTGAGCGCTTCCACGCGCACACCGACGCGGCCGCGTTCGCCGAACTGGTGCGCCGGCACGGGCCGATGGTACTGGGCGTATGCCGCCGCGTGCTCGGCAACGGCCCGGACGCGGACGACGCTTTCCAGGGCGCGTTTCTTGTTCTCGCACGCAAGGCCGGTTCGGTTCGAAACGGGCGCTCCGTCGCGAACTGGCTGTTCGGCGTTGCTCGGTTCATAGCCCTGCGCGCACGCGACAAGGACGCGCGCAGGCGAACTCACGAAGCTCAAGCGGCCCTCCAGCCGCGAACCGGCACAGAACCGGACACCGAACTGATCGCGGCAGTGGAGGAGGAACTGCACCGGCTCCCGGAACGTTATCGGGTGCCACTCGTCGCTTGCTTCCTCCAGAGCCGTACTCAGGAAGACGCGGCGAAAGAACTGCGGTGCAGCCTGAGCACGTTGCGCCGACGGCTCGAACAGGGGCAAGAGCTACTGCGTCGGCGGCTGATTGGGCGCGGAGCCGTTCCTGCTCTGGGCGCGATCGCGGGCGAAGCACACGTGTCCGCGACGGTCACCGAATCCACGACTGCATTGGCCGTGGCGTTTATCCACAACGAGTCCCGGGCCGTCCCTGCGACAGCCTTGGCGGAAAGGGCACTAGCGACAATGGCACGAACGAAACTGAAAGCCGCATTCACGGCGGCAGTTTTGGTCATTGGACTGTGCGGCGGAGTCGCGTGGCAACTCGTTGCCGCTCCACTGTCTACACTCGATGAGGCCAACCAACAGTCGGTCCCGAAACCCACCGACCCCACAACAAAAGACCGAGCCACGAAACCGATCGACCCGCCAGCCAAAGACATAAAACCCGCTGATCCAGCAGCCAAGGGCCGTGACACGCTACCAAACGAAGACCGAATCAAACCGGGCGACCGGCTGACTATTCGCGTCAGAAACGGGGTTCCGGATGAACCGATCGACGGTCAGTTTGAAGTCGAAGCGAGCGGCAAGGTTCCGCTCGGCCCGATCTACGGGCGGATCAAAGTTAGCGGTCTGACCCTCGAAGAGGCAGAAGACGTCATCCTCAAGTACCTCCAAAAAGACCTCAGACAACCACTCGTATCGGTCACCCGGTACAATCCGCCGGAAGGCCGCGTGCTAGAACTGCGCGTCCAACAACTCGAACGAGAGGTGCGGGAACTCCGCTCGCTCGTGGAAGAACTCCGCAAACAAAAATAG